A genome region from Arachis duranensis cultivar V14167 chromosome 6, aradu.V14167.gnm2.J7QH, whole genome shotgun sequence includes the following:
- the LOC107492451 gene encoding cellulose synthase-like protein D5: MVKSPSSPSPVTITVSSGGKESGSRSIGLTSPVPRASISNNPNSPLRRASGGGGSVVRRLSGGGANNYSSISNTTEEFNSEYYTYTVQIPATPERQPLTTSQTSLPEYGNNTGKPETSYISGTIFTGGFNSVTRGHVIECSMEQEEPTKKTKSMCGMKGCDEKAIQGRSSGGPCECGFKICRECYLECVGNGGGKCPGCKEPYKYVSDDEDDDGKDYDEDDDERVSEAEDQALPLPSMAEFKLDKRLSVVKSFKAQNHPPDFDHNRWLFETKGTYGYGNAVWPKDGHGAGSASEIRPDFGEKARRPLTRKVGVSAAILSPYRLLILFRLVALGLFLTWRIRHPNREAMWLWGMSITCELWFAFSWLLDQLPKLCPVNRVTDLSVLKERFESPNLRNPKGRSDLPGIDVFVSTADPEKEPPLVTANTILSILAVDYPVEKIACYLSDDGGALLTFEALAETASFARIWVPFCRKHSIEPRNPEAYFGQKRDFLKNKVRLDFVRERRRVKREYDEFKVRINSLPESIRRRSDAYNAHEELRAKKKQSEASIPASEPIKVPKATWMSDGAYWPGTWASAEPDHSRGDHEGIIQAMLAPPNAEEEFGSEADAENLIDTTGVDIRLPMLVYVSREKRPGYDHNKKAGAMNALVRTSAIMSNGPFILNLDCDHYIYNSLALREGMCFMLDRGGDRICYVQFPQRFEGIDPSDRYANHNTVFFDVSMRALDGLQGPMYVGTGCIFRRTALYGFSPPRATEHHGWFGRRKIKLFLRKPKKSKKEDDEVAVAINDDDADIETLLLPKRFGNSTSLAASIPVAEYQGRLLQDLQGKGTHGRPAGSLAVPREPLDAATVAEAISVISCFYEDKTEWGKRVGWIYGSVTEDVVTGYRMHNRGWRSVYCVTKRDAFRGTAPINLTDRLHQVLRWATGSVEIFFSKNNALLASPRMKFLQRVAYFNVGMYPFTSMFLIVYCFLPAISLFTGKFIVQSLSATFLVFLLGITITLCLLALLEIKWSGITLHDWWRNEQFWLIGGTSAHPAAVLQGLLKVIAGVDISFTLTSKSATPEDGDDEFADLYVVKWSFLMVPPITIMMVNMIAIAVGVARTIYSPFPQWSKLVGGVFFSFWVLCHLFPFAKGLMGRRGKVPTIVYVWSGLLSIIISLLWVYISPPSGAAQNYMNFQFP, from the exons ATGGTGAAATCCCCTTCCTCTCCCTCTCCTGTGACGATAACGGTCTCTTCCGGAGGAAAAGAAAGCGGAAGCAGAAGCATAGGACTAACCAGTCCAGTTCCGCGCGCTTCCATCTCCAATAACCCTAATTCCCCCCTAAGGAGAGCTTCTGGTGGCGGCGGCAGTGTTGTAAGGAGGTTATCAGGCGGAGGAGCCAACAACTATTCCTCAATTTCAAATACTACAGAAGAATTCAACTCAGAGTATTACACATACACTGTTCAAATTCCTGCCACTCCTGAACGCCAGCCATTGACAACCTCACAGACAAGCCTTCCCGAATATGGCAATAACACCGGAAAACCCGAGACAAGCTACATCTCAGGAACAATCTTCACCGGAGGGTTCAACTCCGTGACCCGAGGGCATGTCATTGAGTGTTCCATGGAGCAAGAGGAGCCaacaaagaaaactaaatcCATGTGTGGAATGAAAGGCTGCGATGAGAAAGCGATTCAAGGAAGGTCCAGCGGTGGTCCTTGCGAGTGCGGGTTCAAGATATGCAGAGAGTGTTACTTGGAGTgtgttggaaatggaggagGCAAGTGCCCTGGTTGCAAAGAGCCTTACAAGTATGTgagtgatgatgaagatgacGATGGCAAAGACTACGACGAAGACGATGACGAGCGTGTTTCTGAGGCTGAAGATCAGGCTTTGCCTTTGCCTTCCATGGCTGAGTTCAAGCTGGACAAGAGGCTCTCTGTTGTGAAATCATTTAAGGCGCAGAATCATCCGCCGGATTTCGATCACAACCGCTGGCTATTCGAAACGAAGGGAACTTATGGCTATGGAAATGCTGTGTGGCCTAAAGATGGACATGGAGCTGGTTCAGCTTCCGAAATCCGTCCGGATTTCGGAGAGAAAGCCAGAAGGCCCTTGACACGAAAGGTTGGAGTATCTGCTGCCATTCTCAGTCCATACAG GTTGCTTATTCTGTTTCGTCTTGTTGCACTTGGATTGTTTCTAACATGGAGGATTAGACACCCGAACCGCGAAGCAATGTGGCTGTGGGGAATGTCCATAACTTGTGAGCTATGGTTTGCATTCTCTTGGCTTCTTGATCAGCTCCCTAAGCTATGCCCTGTAAACAGAGTCACTGATCTCTCTGTCCTCAAAGAGCGCTTTGAGTCACCGAACCTTCGCAATCCTAAGGGGAGGTCTGATCTACCTGGAATTGACGTTTTTGTTTCCACGGCAGACCCTGAGAAGGAGCCTCCTCTTGTCACAGCAAACACTATTCTCTCCATCCTAGCCGTTGATTATCCGGTGGAAAAGATTGCTTGCTACCTGTCTGATGATGGTGGAGCTCTGTTGACATTTGAAGCTCTCGCGGAGACTGCTAGCTTTGCTAGAATTTGGGTTCCTTTCTGCAGAAAACACAGTATAGAGCCTAGAAATCCCGAAGCATATTTTGGGCAAAAGCGCGATTTTCTCAAGAACAAAGTTAGATTGGACTTTGTGAGGGAGAGGAGAAGAGTGAAAAGAGAGTATGATGAATTCAAAGTGAGAATAAACTCTTTGCCAGAGTCAATAAGGAGGAGATCAGATGCTTACAATGCTCATGAGGAGCTAAGAGCAAAGAAGAAACAATCCGAAGCCAGTATCCCTGCTTCAGAACCTATCAAGGTTCCTAAGGCAACATGGATGTCCGATGGTGCTTATTGGCCTGGAACTTGGGCTTCAGCAGAACCAGACCACTCCAGAGGGGATCATGAAGGCATAATCCAG GCAATGTTAGCTCCTCCAAATGCAGAAGAAGAATTTGGATCAGAAGCAGATGCAGAAAATTTGATTGACACAACAGGCGTAGACATTCGATTGCCAATGCTTGTGTATGTGTCAAGAGAGAAGAGGCCTGGATATGATCACAACAAGAAAGCGGGAGCGATGAACGCACTGGTTCGAACAAGCGCAATCATGTCGAATGGACCATTCATTCTGAATCTTGACTGTGATCACTACATCTACAACTCCCTGGCTCTCAGGGAAGGAATGTGTTTTATGCTCGACAGAGGAGGTGATAGGATATGCTATGTTCAATTCCCTCAAAGATTTGAAGGCATTGATCCGAGTGACCGATATGCGAACCACAACACAGTGTTCTTTGATGTGAGCATGAGAGCTCTTGATGGATTACAAGGACCAATGTATGTGGGAACTGGCTGCATATTTAGAAGAACAGCACTTTATGGTTTTAGTCCTCCAAGAGCTACAGAGCATCATGGATGGTTTGGAAGGAGGAAAATTAAGCTGTTTTTGAGAAAGCCAAAGAAGTCCAAGAAGGAAGACGATGAAGTTGCTGTGGCGatcaatgatgatgatgctgatatTGAGACATTGCTTCTTCCAAAGAGATTTGGCAACTCTACTTCTCTGGCGGCATCCATCCCTGTTGCAGAATATCAGGGAAGGTTGCTTCAAGATTTGCAAGGAAAGGGAACACATGGAAGGCCAGCAGGCTCTCTCGCAGTGCCTCGCGAGCCCTTGGATGCTGCTACGGTTGCAGAGGCAATTAGTGTCATATCTTGCTTCTATGAGGACAAAACTGAATGGGGGAAGCGAGTTGGGTGGATATATGGTTCTGTTACAGAAGATGTAGTAACTGGTTACAGAATGCACAATAGAGGGTGGAGATCAGTGTATTGTGTCACCAAGAGGGATGCTTTTCGAGGAACAGCTCCGATCAACTTGACAGATAGGCTCCACCAAGTTCTCCGCTGGGCAACCGGATCGGTGGAGATCTTCTTCTCAAAGAACAATGCACTGCTGGCAAGTCCTAGAATGAAGTTCTTGCAAAGAGTGGCATACTTCAATGTTGGAATGTACCCTTTCACCTCAATGTTTCTGATTGTGTATTGCTTCCTGCCTGCAATTTCTCTCTTCACTGGAAAGTTCATAGTGCAATCCTTAAGTGCAACATTCTTAGTCTTCTTGCTTGGCATCACAATCACACTCTGCTTGCTTGCACTCCTTGAGATCAAGTGGTCAGGGATCACTCTTCACGACTGGTGGCGAAATGAGCAGTTCTGGTTGATCGGTGGAACCAGCGCCCACCCTGCCGCCGTGCTGCAAGGCTTGTTGAAGGTCATAGCCGGAGTGGACATATCATTCACCCTCACTTCAAAATCAGCCACCCCGGAGGACGGAGACGACGAATTCGCAGACCTTTACGTGGTGAAATGGAGCTTCCTAATGGTTCCTCCGATCACAATCATGATGGTGAACATGATTGCTATTGCTGTGGGAGTAGCCAGAACTATCTACAGTCCATTTCCACAATGGAGCAAGCTGGTTGGAGGTGTGTTCTTCAGTTTCTGGGTTCTCTGCCATCTCTTCCCCTTTGCAAAGGGACTCATGGGAAGAAGAGGGAAGGTTCCAACCATTGTTTATGTTTGGTCTGGATTACTCTCTATTATCATATCATTGCTTTGGGTGTACATAAGCCCACCTTCAGGAGCAGCACAAAATTACATGAATTTCCAGTTCCCTTAG